A single window of Deinococcus betulae DNA harbors:
- a CDS encoding DUF3006 domain-containing protein translates to MNREGAQAKTEQAEENWPERWTVDGLEPTPRGVVARLERPDGTTVTRPLADLPAGLEEGDVLAVQDGPDGVTLVRLPSVTAERRAEAQARLDALNTQGQAALPLNDDGEVTL, encoded by the coding sequence ATGAACAGGGAAGGCGCCCAGGCAAAAACAGAACAGGCGGAGGAGAACTGGCCCGAACGCTGGACCGTGGACGGCCTGGAACCCACGCCGCGCGGCGTGGTGGCTCGGCTGGAGCGGCCAGACGGCACCACCGTGACCCGGCCCCTGGCAGACCTGCCTGCTGGGCTGGAAGAAGGCGACGTGCTGGCGGTGCAGGACGGCCCTGACGGGGTGACGCTGGTGCGCCTGCCCAGTGTCACGGCCGAGCGGCGGGCCGAGGCCCAGGCGCGGCTGGACGCCCTGAACACGCAGGGACAGGCGGCGCTGCCTTTGAACGACGACGGCGAGGTGACGCTGTGA